A single Lactuca sativa cultivar Salinas chromosome 8, Lsat_Salinas_v11, whole genome shotgun sequence DNA region contains:
- the LOC111895409 gene encoding ATP synthase subunit gamma, mitochondrial — translation MAMAALRREGRRFGPLVSSPSPINAIRSTLVPTEEQVGLGVRSISTQIVRNRMKSVKNIQKITKAMKMVAASKLRAIQVRAENSRGLWQPFTALLGDTPSVSVKKNVIVTISSDKGLCGGINSTSVKISRALYKVNAGPDTETKYVILGEKAKAQLIRDSKKDISLIMTELQKNFLNYTQVSVLADDILKNVEFDALRIVFNKFQSVVSFLPTTATVLSPEIVERESEAGGKIGSLDAYEIEGGETKSEVLQNLAEFQFSCVMFNAVLENACSEQGARMSAMDSSSRNAGDMLDRLTLTYNRTRQASITTELIEIISGASALTG, via the exons ATGGCGATGGCTGCCCTGAGAAGAGAAGGGAGGCGTTTCGGTCCTCTTGTTTCTTCTCCAAGCCCTATCAATGCGATTCGATCCACTCTTGTTCCTACCGA GGAGCAAGTAGGTCTTGGGGTTCGTTCCATTTCAACTCAAATTG TTAGAAACCGCATGAAGAGTGTAAAGAATATTCAGAAGATTACAAAGGCCATGAAGATGGTTGCAGCTTCAAAGCTGAGAGCAATTCAAGTTAGAGCTGAAAATTCTCGTGGACTTTGGCAACCATTTACTGCTCTCCTTGGTGACACCCCAA GTGTGAGTGTGAAGAAGAATGTGATTGTGACAATCTCATCAGACAAGGGTCTTTGTGGTGGTATTAATTCTACATCAGTGAAGATAAGCAGGGCTCTTTACAAAGTCAATGCTG GTCCAGACACAGAAACTAAATATGTGATTTTGGGAGAAAAGGCAAAGGCCCAACTCATCCGTGACTCCAAGAAAGACATTTCACTCATTATGACTGAGTTGCAAAAGAATTTTCTCAACTACACCCAG GTATCTGTACTTGCAGATGACATCTTGAAGAATGTTGAGTTTGATGCTTTGAGGATCGTATTCAATAAATTCCAATCAGTTGTCTCGTTTCTGCCTACAACTGCAACTGTGTTGTCTCCTGAG ATTGTGGAAAGAGAATCTGAGGCTGGAGGAAAGATTGGTAGTTTGGATGCTTATGAAATTGAAGGTGGTGAAACAAAGTCAGAAGTTCTTCAGAATCTTGCAGAGTTTCAGTTTTCATGC GTGATGTTTAACGCGGTTTTGGAGAATGCATGCAGTGAACAAGGAGCTCGTATGTCTGCCATGGACAGTTCCAGCAGAAATGCTGGTGACATGCTTGATCGTCTCACTCTCACATACAACAg GACTCGTCAAGCATCTATCACAACTGAGCTGATTGAGATTATTTCTGGAGCGTCTGCGTTGACGGGTTAA